Proteins co-encoded in one Leptospira inadai serovar Lyme str. 10 genomic window:
- a CDS encoding DUF5360 family protein, with amino-acid sequence MLSSQEIQFRKPKGLSQFFLVTDIGFILYWGITSIKIIPDEFLFKDYSDPILSAWNWSFLPLDLFISFTGLTSLYLFNKRISAWKNFAILSLGFTIASGIQAISFWIIREDVSLLWWAPNLYLIFYPLFYVRFLLKN; translated from the coding sequence ATGTTATCCTCCCAGGAAATTCAGTTTAGAAAACCGAAAGGACTCAGCCAGTTCTTCCTAGTAACGGATATAGGATTTATTTTATACTGGGGAATCACCTCAATAAAAATCATCCCGGATGAATTTTTATTTAAAGATTATAGCGACCCGATTTTATCCGCTTGGAACTGGTCCTTCCTTCCATTGGATCTTTTCATCTCTTTTACGGGATTAACAAGTTTATACTTGTTTAATAAGCGAATTTCAGCTTGGAAAAATTTTGCGATCCTGTCCTTGGGGTTCACGATCGCATCCGGAATTCAGGCGATTTCGTTTTGGATCATCCGCGAAGACGTTTCACTTTTATGGTGGGCACCCAATCTATATTTAATTTTCTATCCTTTGTTCTACGTCCGATTCTTATTAAAAAATTGA
- a CDS encoding oxidoreductase, with amino-acid sequence MKHRIAVVAGGTGLVGGQLVRELLLDADWDKVYVIVRKPLSWSHPKLEPILVDWNRFPDLPKGITDAFSALGTTIQQAGTRENFRKVDFDYAISFAKAAKSNGVRGFSLISSLGADSKSIVFYNKVKGEVEGEISRLGFEYLGIFRPSLLEGDRKEFRIGEKIGAILAMFLNPILIGPFRKYRSIEGSVVAKAMLNAAWADLKGTIIIESDKIQELGSSTVRDRIPKILKKEA; translated from the coding sequence ATGAAACATCGAATCGCGGTCGTCGCCGGCGGAACCGGTTTAGTCGGTGGTCAATTGGTACGGGAACTTTTGCTGGATGCCGATTGGGACAAGGTCTATGTGATAGTTCGTAAACCCTTATCTTGGTCGCATCCCAAGCTGGAGCCGATACTAGTGGACTGGAATCGTTTTCCCGATCTTCCGAAAGGCATTACCGATGCATTCTCCGCCTTAGGTACGACGATTCAGCAAGCCGGAACTCGAGAGAATTTTCGAAAAGTGGACTTTGACTATGCGATTTCCTTTGCCAAGGCGGCTAAATCTAACGGTGTGAGGGGATTTTCCCTGATTAGCTCCTTAGGCGCCGATTCGAAGTCCATCGTATTTTATAATAAAGTAAAAGGAGAGGTGGAAGGGGAAATTTCCCGGTTAGGATTCGAATATTTGGGTATTTTTCGACCTTCTCTCTTGGAAGGCGATCGTAAGGAATTTAGAATAGGAGAAAAAATCGGGGCGATACTCGCAATGTTCTTAAATCCGATTTTAATCGGACCTTTTAGGAAATACCGTTCGATAGAAGGATCGGTAGTCGCTAAGGCGATGTTAAACGCCGCCTGGGCGGATCTAAAAGGTACTATCATAATCGAGTCCGATAAAATTCAAGAATTAGGTTCTTCTACTGTACGGGATAGAATACCAAAAATTCTGAAAAAAGAAGCTTAG
- a CDS encoding adenylate/guanylate cyclase domain-containing protein, whose translation MNESWRKVVENEEKIGAYVSNGFRYILLLFFAFQLLANLHTGNPWINGIGIGLFAAITIGHSVVIRTCPRWAISVYSYIALVSDFAIISGVLISYTFLASPDNLGFALKNPIQTYFFFPLAFSLVQFRLRLVLLSVILYYTFYFGFFAYAEFVGKITYATDWKDYVMGPNLLLGDAFAGRPLAYLILAFFFCFGILRTLIMIRRIGDAEAQRSLLSRYFSPGMVTEMMANPEVLTGRRQTATILFTDIRNFTALSENMDPVELGKFLSSIREILTECVFEFGGTLDKYIGDAVMATFGTPYPSDDPAADAIKALSCGKRMLERLGEFNTRRIANGHPPVNIGIGIHTGEVFSGNIETSQRAEFTVIGDAVNTASRIESLTKNFGKEFLVSEETWKLAGANFNGETLPPIQVKGREKLVTVIAVGL comes from the coding sequence ATGAATGAATCCTGGAGAAAGGTGGTCGAGAATGAGGAAAAGATCGGGGCCTACGTGTCCAACGGATTTAGATATATTCTGCTTTTATTCTTTGCCTTTCAACTTCTAGCGAATTTGCACACGGGAAACCCTTGGATTAACGGTATCGGTATCGGTCTATTTGCCGCCATAACTATCGGACATAGTGTCGTAATTCGGACCTGCCCTCGCTGGGCGATTTCCGTTTATTCTTACATCGCTCTCGTATCGGATTTTGCGATCATATCCGGCGTATTGATTTCTTACACTTTCTTGGCGAGTCCGGACAATCTAGGTTTCGCTTTAAAAAATCCGATCCAAACCTACTTCTTTTTCCCCCTCGCATTTTCACTCGTGCAATTCAGATTACGCTTGGTTCTTCTCAGTGTAATTCTTTATTATACGTTCTATTTCGGCTTTTTTGCATATGCGGAATTCGTGGGTAAAATCACATACGCGACCGATTGGAAGGATTACGTGATGGGACCGAATCTTCTTTTAGGGGATGCCTTCGCCGGGCGCCCGTTAGCCTATCTAATCCTGGCTTTCTTCTTTTGTTTCGGAATATTAAGAACGTTGATTATGATTCGAAGGATCGGAGATGCGGAAGCTCAGAGAAGCTTACTTTCCAGGTATTTTTCGCCCGGGATGGTTACCGAGATGATGGCTAATCCGGAAGTACTCACCGGCAGGAGACAGACTGCAACGATTCTATTTACCGATATTCGGAACTTTACGGCTCTTTCGGAAAACATGGATCCTGTCGAGCTCGGTAAATTTCTTTCTTCGATCCGTGAAATATTGACGGAATGTGTTTTTGAATTCGGAGGCACCTTGGATAAATACATAGGAGACGCGGTCATGGCTACATTCGGAACCCCGTATCCTTCCGATGATCCCGCCGCCGACGCAATCAAGGCTCTTAGTTGCGGGAAGCGGATGTTAGAGCGCTTGGGTGAGTTTAATACTAGGCGTATAGCGAACGGACATCCGCCGGTAAACATCGGTATCGGGATTCATACGGGTGAAGTATTTTCGGGAAATATAGAAACGAGCCAAAGAGCCGAATTTACCGTTATCGGAGACGCCGTAAATACCGCCTCGCGAATCGAATCCTTAACCAAGAATTTTGGGAAGGAATTTTTAGTTTCGGAGGAAACCTGGAAACTCGCCGGAGCGAATTTTAACGGAGAAACACTTCCTCCGATTCAGGTGAAAGGAAGAGAAAAATTAGTTACTGTTATCGCAGTAGGACTATGA
- a CDS encoding LA_1737 family protein: MKLFLNLPVKFCFVLISFQLVSTSILEAQPKDFFDELTSERKPIYGSEKEEKYPVRAIIMKVESWQDHFSWDAFFAVSYTDYPKFKEYTVYPFYYYLKDKNSPSYQSWSFPFYFSQKVDQGQIKESFNFSLLHYYSYEQNTNYKKETYRFPSFLPLAGTGNREFANGGKNSFQYMLPLLFFKETTESSSWTHFLIFHKGRDQDSDYGALLPLVYWGSGKAKSHLTLLPLFSYESRKDGTEGIFLSPFYLRAWSENALFGQPEKKEVTGIPLLLSFKVTSEQNGEVLKSNWYTPIFFRGYAKDSGTRTNLLYLSGWYTDPDDSLKGAYLFPLLFYEKNSYFTFLPVYFSGTSPQGSYWNFSGIAGKGENGPEKYFYVFPFFLTTESNHESYSLFGPVEFSKRGSSSSFRIYPFYYSGNSPGTSYWNFAGLFGKGEDGPDRYAYAFPFFVKTSSPQASYSLYGPVEFSSVDRNSSFRVYPLYYSGVSSSGSYWNFAGLFGAGKDGGNAYSYAFPFFLRTKSAQSSYDLYGPIETSRNGPNSTFRIYPAYFSGSSPTGSYWNFAGLAGKGKEGNDTYSYLFPFFLKSESASRSYGLYGPVELESNHLESSFRIYPLFYSGKWQIGSYWNFAGILGNWKEGDVSYSYLFPLFFRNRDVKGSYSLFGPLEIRDSEKESSLRVYPIFFSGNSESGSYWNILGLGGRGFDGSGNQRYGYAFPLYYHNKNVFRVFVPFFFRFGYEENDYSSFGIFHYVKRSPELDRTWAVLYFSKEDRVAKESSQFLLPIYYFWDTPRSKASVFLPFYLKYEEEDKSLDLNIAGFSSSKSLGTFQGSASASIGMTEKELYLDTDFAWFYNLIRVSYRESISKDSILWWKRKRENSFAENGNVPTDPQNTKKFPVSSGPVPDANEDGLRKYKTLSRDASKSFFGFSTLFGILSYEKGDDRRHFRLLPLAWYSWSEETKDKVTIWLLPPIFKSKIGDQEYNVYFPFYARQDDAADFQEAWMIFGFQRGKKGDTKDYSVLWPFFRTYHSPNSWGFRIFPLVVHDSSPNSDRTISILYYNKKEISSQAEISDFHSILLPLFHSRDTKTSSVLGNQEREGYQLFVPFYYRKYDSIEGGAGGNYSSKVLTLLSYYSSFSDISGGSETSFLFPLYYYNRSKAPGEPKEKTTKIDFLIPLGLYYKRNGDSSRFFFLAYYSSSDPRSTYTNVLGVFSTSAVKTQFATFSKTNLFPFYFSDTAESNDYVRSKTLIPLLFSSSRYLQKDGSSSTSEMLTPIYYRYRESYLSEKESVRKDIVFPLALYFYKDSFEATRFVLGYYSNETKDRSYWTLFGLVSSEMSSSVTGQRESLSIFPFYFSEVEREKEVVIHSKTTVPILFRYDSKPDSYSLNILLFGNRTKSPRESSFALYPFYSDSETNIAGVKSRTIWGLPFYFERTDQTSGSWDSLSVSPIGIFSTIGKGGDAREESSRNFFLLPFPTLYTSASQKETTAFWLGFYYNRLVSEADAESKEFSFLKLLSYNSYKNNRESSTDVSVFPLVSFSGQESTSEKGKVDSTKNYMFPLFYYNRESKPSGNSFHFNLAILFDLARDSESGRSRFIFGPIYSIKGSNSDSWGFFPLVIRRLSAESSFWFALGSYSYVDKRIDRWGFAGILDVNRELALQRRNVNVFLGLFHGEYDANRTRWAVLGGLIAGYESAQDYSDANFLWLRLKRSGGESIANFLPAYYYHRDGNEVSTYVPPVLGYFSSGKNGRYDMVGLGLLYYRSESISTGEDTMLIGPGLYYYRARPERGYRSMGILALPGIGGLLWDWEYELQTDYSKYSILQILYSNTTNAGKNYSRIFGIRL; this comes from the coding sequence ATGAAACTTTTTTTAAATTTACCGGTTAAATTCTGCTTCGTTCTTATTTCCTTCCAACTAGTTTCCACTTCGATTTTGGAAGCGCAACCTAAGGATTTTTTCGACGAGTTGACTAGCGAACGAAAACCGATTTACGGAAGTGAAAAGGAGGAAAAATATCCTGTCCGCGCGATCATCATGAAAGTGGAATCCTGGCAGGATCATTTTTCGTGGGATGCTTTCTTTGCCGTAAGCTATACCGACTACCCGAAGTTCAAAGAATATACGGTTTACCCGTTCTATTATTATCTCAAAGATAAGAATTCCCCGTCCTATCAATCTTGGTCCTTTCCTTTTTATTTCAGTCAAAAAGTGGACCAGGGTCAAATTAAGGAGAGTTTTAACTTCTCTCTGTTGCATTATTATTCCTACGAACAAAACACGAATTATAAAAAGGAAACATATAGATTTCCTTCGTTTCTTCCTTTGGCCGGCACGGGGAATCGTGAGTTTGCGAATGGAGGGAAAAACTCCTTTCAGTATATGCTTCCGCTTCTTTTCTTTAAAGAAACTACGGAGAGTTCGAGTTGGACTCATTTTCTGATTTTTCACAAAGGAAGGGATCAAGATTCCGATTATGGAGCCCTTTTGCCTTTAGTATACTGGGGCTCGGGAAAAGCAAAATCTCATTTAACTTTATTGCCTCTTTTTTCCTACGAGTCCAGGAAAGACGGGACGGAAGGGATTTTTTTATCTCCGTTCTATTTACGAGCCTGGTCGGAGAACGCTCTTTTCGGACAGCCTGAAAAGAAAGAAGTAACAGGAATTCCTTTATTACTATCATTTAAAGTAACTTCCGAGCAGAACGGAGAAGTCCTCAAATCCAATTGGTACACTCCTATTTTCTTTAGAGGTTATGCTAAAGATTCCGGAACCAGAACGAATTTACTGTATTTAAGCGGATGGTATACCGATCCGGACGATTCTTTAAAGGGAGCCTACCTTTTTCCGCTTCTGTTTTACGAAAAAAATTCTTATTTTACCTTCCTTCCCGTTTATTTCTCGGGTACGTCTCCCCAAGGATCGTACTGGAATTTTTCGGGAATCGCCGGAAAAGGGGAAAACGGTCCGGAAAAATATTTCTATGTGTTTCCTTTTTTTCTTACAACGGAATCGAATCATGAATCGTACTCGCTATTCGGTCCCGTGGAATTTTCGAAACGTGGATCATCTTCCTCCTTCCGGATTTATCCGTTTTACTATTCGGGTAATTCTCCGGGGACCTCCTATTGGAATTTTGCAGGGTTATTCGGGAAAGGAGAAGACGGTCCGGACCGGTATGCGTATGCCTTTCCGTTCTTCGTAAAGACTTCCTCCCCCCAGGCATCGTACAGTCTATATGGACCCGTCGAATTTTCCTCGGTCGATCGGAATTCTTCGTTTAGAGTGTACCCTCTTTATTATTCCGGGGTCTCTTCTTCGGGATCGTATTGGAACTTCGCAGGTTTATTCGGAGCAGGGAAGGATGGGGGAAACGCTTACTCGTATGCGTTTCCTTTTTTTCTTCGGACAAAATCGGCGCAAAGTTCGTACGATTTATACGGCCCTATCGAAACGTCTCGTAACGGACCGAATTCGACGTTTCGAATCTATCCTGCGTATTTTTCAGGATCGTCTCCTACGGGTTCCTATTGGAATTTTGCCGGATTAGCGGGAAAGGGAAAAGAGGGAAATGATACGTATTCCTATTTGTTCCCTTTCTTTCTGAAGTCGGAATCCGCTTCCAGGTCTTACGGTTTGTACGGCCCCGTCGAATTGGAAAGCAACCATCTCGAATCTTCCTTTCGAATTTACCCGCTTTTCTATTCGGGGAAATGGCAAATCGGTTCCTACTGGAATTTCGCCGGGATCCTCGGAAACTGGAAGGAAGGAGACGTCTCCTATTCCTATCTTTTTCCGCTCTTTTTCAGAAATAGAGATGTAAAGGGTTCGTATTCCTTGTTCGGTCCGCTGGAAATAAGAGATAGCGAGAAGGAATCGAGTTTACGGGTTTACCCGATCTTCTTTTCCGGGAACTCCGAGTCGGGATCCTACTGGAATATTTTGGGTTTAGGCGGCAGAGGCTTTGACGGTTCCGGTAATCAAAGATACGGATATGCGTTTCCTCTTTATTACCATAATAAAAACGTTTTTCGAGTTTTCGTTCCATTCTTCTTTCGATTCGGGTACGAAGAAAACGATTACTCTTCGTTCGGTATTTTTCATTACGTAAAGCGATCGCCGGAGTTGGATCGAACCTGGGCAGTACTGTACTTTTCCAAGGAAGATCGGGTCGCAAAAGAAAGTTCCCAATTTCTCCTACCGATTTACTATTTCTGGGACACTCCTAGGAGCAAGGCGTCCGTCTTTCTGCCTTTTTATTTGAAATATGAGGAAGAGGACAAATCTCTTGATCTGAATATAGCAGGCTTTTCTTCTTCTAAGTCTCTTGGAACATTTCAGGGATCCGCCTCTGCCTCGATCGGAATGACAGAAAAAGAACTGTATCTGGACACGGATTTTGCCTGGTTTTACAACTTGATAAGAGTATCTTACCGGGAATCCATTTCTAAAGACTCGATTTTATGGTGGAAGAGAAAGCGGGAGAATTCGTTCGCCGAAAACGGGAATGTTCCTACCGATCCGCAAAACACCAAGAAGTTCCCGGTTAGCTCCGGTCCGGTTCCGGACGCGAATGAAGACGGACTTAGAAAATACAAAACGCTTTCCCGCGATGCGTCCAAATCTTTTTTCGGATTCAGCACCCTATTCGGGATTTTAAGCTACGAGAAAGGAGATGATCGAAGGCATTTCCGACTTTTACCTCTCGCTTGGTATTCTTGGTCGGAGGAGACCAAGGACAAGGTTACGATTTGGCTTTTGCCGCCGATTTTCAAAAGTAAAATCGGGGACCAAGAGTATAACGTTTATTTTCCGTTCTATGCCAGGCAGGACGATGCCGCCGATTTTCAAGAAGCTTGGATGATTTTCGGATTCCAAAGAGGTAAAAAAGGGGATACCAAGGATTACTCGGTGCTCTGGCCTTTCTTTCGAACCTACCATTCTCCGAATTCTTGGGGGTTCCGGATATTTCCCTTGGTCGTCCACGATTCGTCTCCGAATTCGGATCGTACCATAAGTATATTATATTATAATAAAAAGGAAATTTCCTCTCAGGCCGAAATTTCCGACTTTCACTCGATTCTTTTGCCTCTTTTTCATTCGAGAGATACTAAGACGTCTTCGGTTTTGGGTAATCAAGAGCGGGAAGGATATCAACTTTTTGTCCCGTTCTATTATCGTAAATACGATTCTATCGAAGGCGGGGCGGGCGGAAATTACTCTTCCAAGGTTCTGACTCTATTGTCTTACTACAGTTCCTTCAGCGATATTTCAGGCGGTTCCGAGACTAGTTTTCTCTTTCCTCTTTATTATTACAATCGTTCCAAGGCTCCCGGCGAACCGAAGGAAAAGACGACGAAAATCGATTTTTTGATTCCATTAGGACTTTATTATAAAAGAAACGGAGATTCGAGCCGCTTTTTCTTCCTTGCCTATTATTCCTCTTCGGACCCTAGGTCTACGTATACGAATGTGTTGGGAGTATTTTCCACCTCCGCCGTAAAAACCCAATTTGCGACGTTTTCGAAAACTAATTTATTTCCGTTCTACTTTTCCGATACCGCCGAATCGAACGACTACGTTAGATCGAAAACTCTGATTCCACTTTTGTTCAGCTCGAGCCGTTATCTTCAGAAAGACGGCTCTTCCTCGACTTCCGAAATGCTGACTCCGATCTACTATCGCTATAGGGAATCCTATTTGTCCGAAAAGGAATCCGTAAGGAAGGATATCGTATTTCCACTGGCCCTGTATTTCTATAAAGATTCATTCGAAGCGACTCGATTCGTTTTAGGATATTATTCCAACGAAACTAAGGATAGATCTTATTGGACTCTGTTCGGATTAGTTTCGTCCGAAATGTCCAGTTCCGTTACCGGGCAGAGGGAATCCCTGTCGATTTTTCCGTTTTACTTTTCCGAAGTCGAGAGGGAGAAGGAGGTGGTCATTCACAGTAAGACCACGGTTCCGATTCTATTCAGATACGATTCGAAACCGGATTCGTATTCGTTGAATATTCTTTTGTTCGGAAATAGGACAAAGTCACCGCGGGAATCCTCCTTTGCATTGTATCCGTTTTATTCGGACAGCGAAACGAATATTGCAGGAGTAAAAAGCAGAACGATTTGGGGACTGCCGTTTTATTTTGAAAGAACCGACCAAACTTCCGGGTCATGGGATTCTCTCTCGGTGAGTCCGATCGGTATTTTCTCTACGATCGGAAAGGGCGGCGATGCTCGGGAGGAAAGTAGCAGGAATTTCTTTTTGCTACCCTTTCCGACATTGTATACTTCCGCTTCTCAAAAGGAGACCACTGCCTTTTGGTTGGGATTCTATTATAACAGACTTGTCTCCGAGGCGGATGCGGAATCGAAAGAATTCAGCTTTCTTAAATTACTTTCCTATAATAGTTATAAAAACAACCGGGAGAGTTCGACGGACGTTTCCGTTTTTCCGCTAGTCTCCTTTTCCGGACAGGAATCGACGAGTGAAAAAGGAAAAGTCGATTCTACGAAGAATTATATGTTCCCTTTATTTTATTATAACCGGGAATCTAAGCCTTCCGGAAATTCCTTCCACTTCAATCTGGCGATACTTTTCGATCTTGCTCGAGATTCCGAGTCGGGTCGTTCCCGATTCATTTTCGGTCCGATCTATTCGATCAAAGGTTCCAATTCGGATTCTTGGGGTTTTTTCCCCCTCGTAATTCGTCGACTTAGCGCTGAGTCCAGTTTTTGGTTCGCATTAGGGTCCTATTCGTATGTCGATAAGAGAATAGATCGTTGGGGATTTGCCGGAATACTGGACGTCAATCGCGAATTGGCGCTTCAAAGGAGAAACGTGAACGTCTTTTTAGGATTGTTTCACGGAGAATATGATGCAAACCGAACACGTTGGGCGGTTCTGGGTGGATTGATCGCAGGATATGAATCCGCTCAGGATTACTCCGATGCGAATTTCCTGTGGCTTCGTCTCAAGCGTTCAGGGGGGGAAAGTATCGCGAATTTCCTTCCCGCGTATTATTATCATCGGGACGGGAACGAAGTCTCCACGTATGTTCCGCCCGTGCTCGGATATTTTTCCTCGGGTAAAAACGGTCGATACGATATGGTCGGCTTGGGTCTGCTATACTACAGAAGCGAATCGATCTCGACCGGAGAAGATACGATGCTCATCGGTCCCGGTTTATATTATTATCGTGCTAGGCCGGAGAGAGGGTATCGTTCGATGGGAATTTTAGCGTTACCCGGTATTGGCGGGTTGCTTTGGGATTGGGAATACGAGTTGCAGACCGATTACAGCAAATATTCCATTCTACAAATCTTATATAGTAACACGACGAATGCTGGTAAGAATTATAGCAGAATTTTCGGGATTCGACTTTAG
- the groES gene encoding co-chaperone GroES — protein MAIKPLGDRVLVEPKQEAEEKIGSIFVPDTAKEKPQEGKVIEVGSGRYEDGKLVPLEVKSGDVVLYGKYSGTEIKSEGKEYLIIRESDILAVVKK, from the coding sequence ATGGCGATTAAACCACTAGGCGACCGCGTGCTAGTCGAACCGAAACAAGAAGCCGAAGAAAAAATCGGTAGCATCTTTGTTCCCGACACCGCGAAAGAAAAGCCCCAAGAAGGAAAAGTAATCGAGGTTGGAAGCGGTCGTTACGAAGACGGCAAGCTCGTACCTCTAGAAGTTAAATCCGGAGACGTAGTTTTATACGGCAAGTACTCCGGAACCGAAATCAAATCCGAAGGCAAAGAATACCTTATCATTCGCGAAAGCGATATTCTTGCCGTCGTGAAGAAGTAA
- the groL gene encoding chaperonin GroEL (60 kDa chaperone family; promotes refolding of misfolded polypeptides especially under stressful conditions; forms two stacked rings of heptamers to form a barrel-shaped 14mer; ends can be capped by GroES; misfolded proteins enter the barrel where they are refolded when GroES binds), with amino-acid sequence MAKIIEYDETARRKLLEGVNKLANAVKVTLGPKGRNVVIDKKFGSPTITKDGVTVAKEIELEDSIENMGAQMVKEVSTKTNDVAGDGTTTATILAQSIINEGLKNVTAGANPMALKHGIDKAVSAAVESIKKRSVKIENKKDIANVATISANNDKEIGNLIADAMDKVGKDGVITVEEAKSIETTLDVVEGMQFDRGYISPYMVTDPEAMIATLNDPYILIYDKKIASMRDLLPVLEKVAQAGRPLVIISEEVEGEALATIVVNTLRKTISCVAVKAPGFGDRRKAMLEDIAILTGGQVISEDLGMKLENATVQQLGRAKKVIVDKENTTIIEGQGASKDIQGRVGQIKKQIEDTTSEYDREKLQERLAKLAGGVAVIHVGAATEVEMKEKKHRVEDALSATRAAVEEGIVPGGGLTLLKAQEAVALLKLEGDEATGAKIIFRALEEPIRMITSNAGLEGSVIVEQAKTKKGNEGFNALTMVWEDLLQAGVVDPAKVVRFALQNAASIGSMILTTEVTITDKPEKDGGAPPMGGMGGMGGMGGMM; translated from the coding sequence ATGGCTAAAATTATCGAATACGACGAAACAGCGAGACGCAAACTCCTAGAGGGAGTCAACAAATTAGCGAATGCGGTGAAAGTGACTCTCGGACCGAAAGGCCGTAACGTAGTCATCGACAAAAAGTTCGGCTCACCCACCATCACGAAAGACGGTGTTACTGTAGCTAAAGAAATCGAATTGGAAGATTCGATCGAGAATATGGGCGCTCAAATGGTTAAGGAAGTATCCACCAAAACCAACGACGTTGCCGGAGACGGAACCACCACTGCAACGATTCTTGCCCAATCCATCATCAACGAAGGATTGAAGAACGTTACCGCAGGCGCAAACCCGATGGCTCTCAAGCACGGAATCGACAAAGCCGTATCGGCAGCCGTGGAAAGTATCAAAAAACGTTCCGTAAAAATCGAAAATAAAAAAGATATCGCGAACGTTGCAACCATTTCCGCCAATAACGACAAGGAAATCGGAAATCTAATCGCGGACGCAATGGACAAAGTCGGCAAAGACGGAGTCATTACGGTAGAAGAGGCAAAATCCATCGAAACGACTCTCGACGTAGTCGAAGGTATGCAATTCGATCGTGGATACATTTCTCCGTACATGGTAACCGATCCCGAAGCGATGATCGCGACTCTAAACGATCCCTACATTCTCATCTATGATAAAAAGATCGCGTCCATGAGAGATCTTCTTCCGGTTTTGGAAAAAGTAGCTCAAGCAGGACGTCCTCTTGTAATCATTTCGGAAGAAGTGGAAGGAGAAGCTCTCGCAACGATAGTCGTAAACACTCTCCGTAAAACGATTTCCTGCGTCGCGGTAAAAGCACCCGGATTCGGCGATCGTCGTAAAGCGATGTTGGAAGATATCGCTATTCTTACCGGCGGACAAGTGATTTCCGAAGATCTCGGAATGAAACTGGAAAACGCTACCGTTCAACAACTCGGACGCGCGAAAAAAGTCATCGTGGATAAGGAAAATACCACCATCATCGAAGGACAAGGCGCTTCCAAAGACATCCAAGGTCGCGTAGGACAAATCAAAAAACAAATCGAAGACACTACTTCGGAGTACGATCGCGAAAAACTGCAAGAGCGCCTTGCGAAACTCGCAGGCGGGGTTGCGGTCATTCACGTTGGTGCAGCTACCGAAGTCGAAATGAAAGAGAAAAAGCATCGCGTCGAAGACGCTCTTTCTGCTACTCGTGCAGCAGTGGAAGAAGGCATCGTTCCAGGCGGCGGTTTGACTCTTCTGAAAGCTCAAGAAGCGGTAGCTTTACTCAAACTGGAAGGCGACGAAGCGACCGGAGCAAAAATCATCTTCCGCGCTTTGGAAGAGCCGATTAGAATGATCACTTCTAACGCAGGTTTGGAAGGATCGGTCATCGTCGAACAAGCCAAAACTAAGAAAGGAAACGAAGGCTTCAACGCTCTGACTATGGTTTGGGAAGATTTACTCCAGGCCGGAGTCGTCGACCCTGCAAAAGTAGTCCGCTTTGCTCTGCAAAACGCTGCATCCATCGGTTCTATGATCCTAACTACCGAAGTTACGATCACCGACAAACCGGAAAAAGACGGCGGCGCACCACCGATGGGTGGAATGGGCGGTATGGGAGGAATGGGCGGCATGATGTAA
- a CDS encoding DUF167 domain-containing protein: MRIEVRVKPNSKKPFVKKGEDLTWIVAVREPAIEGKANDAVLAAIAEEFGVSRRCVRLVHGEKGKRKLIEIVED; the protein is encoded by the coding sequence ATGCGTATCGAAGTAAGGGTCAAACCGAATTCTAAAAAGCCCTTTGTCAAAAAAGGGGAAGATCTGACTTGGATCGTTGCCGTCCGGGAGCCTGCGATCGAGGGAAAGGCAAACGATGCGGTTCTTGCAGCGATCGCCGAAGAATTCGGAGTTTCCCGACGATGCGTGCGATTAGTTCACGGTGAGAAGGGTAAAAGGAAACTCATTGAAATCGTCGAAGACTAA
- a CDS encoding DUF962 domain-containing protein produces MSQETNYTTLGEFWPFYLREHSNKLNRVLHFIGTSIALGWIISAVAFLNPWYLLGALFSGYLFAWIGHFFIEKNRPATFTYPIKSFLSDWRMFFCTITGQLGKELQKAGVK; encoded by the coding sequence ATGTCTCAAGAAACGAATTATACTACGCTCGGGGAATTTTGGCCTTTCTATTTAAGAGAGCATTCCAATAAATTGAATCGTGTCCTGCACTTCATCGGTACCTCTATCGCGCTGGGATGGATCATATCTGCGGTAGCGTTTTTAAATCCTTGGTATTTACTCGGAGCGCTATTCAGCGGTTATTTATTTGCTTGGATCGGACATTTCTTTATAGAGAAGAACCGCCCGGCAACGTTTACGTATCCTATAAAATCTTTTTTAAGTGATTGGCGAATGTTCTTCTGCACTATAACCGGCCAATTGGGGAAAGAATTGCAAAAGGCCGGAGTGAAATAG